Proteins from one Mycobacterium sp. SMC-2 genomic window:
- a CDS encoding adenylate/guanylate cyclase domain-containing protein yields the protein MAGSSAAPRTRYASCGEIDIAYQVFGDGPIDLLVLPGPLIPIDCVDLEPSMYRFHRRLASFCRVIRFDQRGIGLSSRVASLDMLGPESWAQDAIAVMNAVGSERATIFAPGFTSLTGVVLASEHSDRVHSLVIANGAARTLRGPDYPIGSDLDDADRFTTVGMEPDAVEQGFDMLGIIAPSVAGDAAFRSWWDMAGNRAASPSMARAFINKVREGDVRDRLPRVAVPTLILHRDNQAFSPVEHAHYLAAHIPGARLVECPGQDALYWVGDTAPVLDEIEEFITGVRGVSDAERLLTTIVFTDIVGSTERAALLGDHRWRDLLDNHDTLVRHELQRFAGREVNTAGDGFVATFSSPSAAIACADAIIDAVRVLGIEVRVGIHAGEVEVRGNDVAGMAVHIGARVAALAGPGEVLVSSTLRDIVTGSRHRFGDRGETALKGVPGQWRLYSLMHEHAIVRR from the coding sequence GTGGCTGGGAGTTCCGCGGCTCCGCGGACCCGGTACGCAAGCTGCGGCGAGATCGACATCGCCTACCAGGTCTTCGGCGATGGCCCGATCGACCTGCTCGTGCTGCCGGGCCCGTTAATCCCGATCGACTGCGTCGACCTGGAGCCGTCGATGTACCGGTTCCACCGGCGGCTGGCGTCGTTCTGCCGGGTGATCCGCTTCGACCAGCGCGGCATCGGCCTGTCGTCGCGGGTCGCGTCGCTGGACATGCTCGGCCCGGAATCGTGGGCCCAGGACGCGATCGCGGTCATGAACGCGGTGGGATCCGAGCGCGCAACGATCTTCGCCCCGGGTTTCACGTCGCTGACCGGTGTGGTTCTCGCGTCCGAGCACTCCGACCGGGTGCACAGCCTGGTGATCGCGAATGGCGCGGCGCGAACGCTGCGTGGTCCCGACTACCCCATTGGCAGCGACCTCGACGACGCGGACCGCTTCACGACGGTCGGGATGGAGCCGGACGCCGTCGAGCAGGGGTTCGACATGCTCGGCATCATCGCGCCCTCCGTGGCGGGCGACGCCGCGTTCCGCTCGTGGTGGGACATGGCCGGCAACCGGGCCGCGTCCCCCAGCATGGCTCGCGCGTTCATCAACAAGGTCAGGGAGGGCGACGTCCGCGACAGGCTTCCCCGTGTCGCCGTGCCGACGCTGATTTTGCACCGCGACAACCAGGCCTTCAGCCCGGTCGAGCACGCCCACTATCTCGCCGCGCACATCCCCGGAGCGCGCCTCGTCGAGTGCCCGGGTCAGGACGCCCTGTACTGGGTCGGCGACACCGCCCCCGTCCTCGACGAGATCGAGGAGTTCATCACCGGCGTGCGCGGTGTCTCCGACGCCGAGCGCCTGCTCACCACGATCGTGTTCACCGACATCGTCGGCTCAACCGAGCGCGCGGCGCTGCTCGGCGATCACCGCTGGCGCGACCTGCTCGACAACCACGACACCCTCGTTCGCCACGAGCTACAGCGATTCGCCGGCCGCGAAGTCAACACGGCCGGAGACGGATTCGTCGCGACATTCAGCAGCCCGAGCGCCGCGATCGCCTGCGCCGACGCGATCATCGACGCGGTCCGTGTGCTCGGCATCGAGGTGCGGGTGGGCATTCACGCCGGCGAAGTGGAGGTGCGCGGCAACGACGTCGCCGGCATGGCCGTCCACATCGGCGCGCGGGTGGCGGCACTGGCCGGACCCGGCGAGGTGCTGGTGTCCTCCACGCTGCGCGACATCGTCACCGGATCGCGACACCGCTTCGGCGACCGCGGCGAAACGGCGCTCAAGGGCGTGCCCGGCCAGTGGCGGCTGTACTCCCTGATGCACGAGCACGCGATCGTCCGGCGGTGA